AACAACTCAATGACTGCCTTTGGGTCTTTTGCAAATAATTGTGCTTGCTTGGATGCACATTCGTACACCTTGGTGAATTCAGCAACAGTTGGTGGTGCTAGACCTTCCTTAACGTAAACAATCTTGGATAATTCTGCAGTGACTTTAGCATAATAGATGGATTTTTCACTTAGGGTTTGAAGTTTGTTGACAAGAGAGGATGCGTTTCTTTGTGCAGCTGGTTGCACTCTAGCTGCTGCAACGGCGGTTCTAACGGATTGTCTTGCAAACATGTTCAATACTCTTAGGTTGGTTACGGAAATAGTTGACTAAGTCGTCTAACCAATGTGGACTCTCATAAGTTAAGTGcatcttttctttggaaaaatcaCCGACTCGCACGCGACTTCAATTGGTCGCTGTGTGTTGTGGTGAAGTTCCTtaatagaaaaaaaccGTAAGCAGCGTGAGAAGTCGAATGGTACCAAAGAGAGGCGAAAGAATCTTTGTTGGCCATGCTACGAGTTATTTGTGGTAGTAAAGGTTTCTGTCTTTTATCAGAATGGTCCCAAGTAAACGAATTTGGCCCCTAAGGGGGCCTAACAATGAACCATAACATCCACAGATCTCGCTCTTCACATGAATAGCGCCCACCATCGCTGCGTAACCAATATAGATCTTTTAATTAGTTTCCTAAAGGGGTAATTTACGTGTTATCAATTAAGTGCTCCTTTACTCTAATAAAACTATACACTATTGTACATTCAATAGGATCTACTAAtccaattttctttaataCAATCAAACGGCTCCTCTATTTAAGGCCACCCTTCTACTAGAGCCCTGGCCAAAGAGAATGACTTTTCCGTCGCCTTCCAACCTTCTCACGGACTCGCCTAGTTCAAGGTTTTCCACCCTGCGACCATCccttaatttttcaacttcttcagcCAATTGCGGCCATCCTATTTCACCTGCTGCCTCCAAAACTTGCAAAATTTCTTTGTCCAGTTCCTCCTTACGTCTTCTATCTTCAACCGAAATACCGGTTTGAATCAAATCCATGTCGATCCTACCCGTTAAAGGATCTGTAGCATAGTCTTTGATTGCAGATTTCATCAGCCTAACTGCCTCAACGACATCTTCCACCAAGACTTCATTTCTCAGATATATCTTGGCATGTGCTTCGGATAGTCTGATTAAAGATTCAAGCTGTCGTGTGGTTGCAGTGATTCTTCTATCGGTACCACCATTACGGGAGTCTTCACCAGCTCGACGCATGTTGACATATGAGGAAACCAATTCATCTCTAGCCTCCTCAGTTAAGTTTGGATGgatgttttcctttgcaTACTGGATATAGCCAgtcaaaaattcaacaggtagaatttcttcatttgtAGCGCTTGATATATGATCCTCTAAATACATGTTGGCAATATGCTTGGCAAGTTGCTCGTCAAGCTTCTTATCAACTTTATCCAAGATCAGAAACACTAAATCAAAACGAGACAATAGTGGTGGTGGCAAATCTATGTTTTTGGTAACAGGTAAATTAGGATTGTATCTAGATTCAATCGGATTGGCGGATGCTAGAATCGAAGTCCTAGCATTCAATGTTGTAATGATACCCGCCTTTGCAATAGAAATCGTTTGTTGTTCCATGACTTCGTGTAAGACAGATCTTGTTTGGTCACTCATTTTGTCAAACTCATCAATGCAACAAACACCACCATCAGATAGAACGAGTGCACCTGATTCTAAAACTAACTGTTTGGTTTCAATATCCCTGGTAACATAAGCCGTTAAACCAACAGCAGAGGAACCTTTACCTGATGTATAGATACCTCTAGGCGCAATCTTATGGacatattgaagaatctgaGATTTGGAAGTTGAAGGGTCACCACATAGTAAAATATTGATGTCTCCTCTAGTTTTAGATCCTTTCTTAAACGTTTTATTGGTACCACCAAATAATTGTAAAAGTAGACCCTTTTTGACATCATCCATTTCGAAAATCGAAGGTGCTAAAGATCTAGCCAGTAACTCATAGACATCTGATCTCTGTGAAACagatttgattttatccaCTTCTTCATTGCTCAATATtctgatttcatcaatttgttcTTGCTCACGtaattcattttcaatggtCGACACATCGATTCCAATTCTGTGcttatcaatttttttgataTGCACAACATCAAGGTATGTTTTGAATAGACTTTTAACGACTCTCATTCTCGGATTAACACGAACGGGagatgatttgaaaatacCACAAACTTCAACCCTGTCACCGGCTCTGCAAGAATCCACCAACTCATCATATACACATAGAGAAACAGAATGAGGAGTTTGACCATCGGGAACGATGTCGGGAGTTTCTTgtaatttgatgatttgcTTATTGGCAAAGATAGATCTATTGTGGATCAGTTGCATTGAGTTTGATGAGTTACATTGTTGTCTAGGACATTTTCTAGGTTCTTGAATTATACCTCTATCGTTTTCAACGACAATAGTATGATCACAGACAttacatttgaaaaacgCATTTTTCATGTCTGGTAATATTGGTGTTGAGCGAATGACTAAACCTTTTATGGATActaatttatcaatatccTGAGGATTCAATTCTCTCATGCCCTTTTTATTCCCAATATTGAAAGGTCTGACTTTATAAAATTTAGACTCAATTTCCTGCACTAACTCGACATTCTCAGGGGTCTCAGTGTATTCTGGGTCATCCAAAATAatagaaatcaaacaatctTTAATGACTTGATCCATAATAGGTATAACTTCCTGTGGGTATAAAACCAAATGGGTAGCCATTGTTCGAGTTGACGACAACGACATCAGATTTTGAACATCCAAATTTAAGTTTGTTGATCCAGTTTCCTTCAATTGGTTAAGTTTATCAATATAATAGGGACGATCACCTGTCGGgtcaacaacttcatcattaCCATCGTATGCATACCGGTCATTCATTTTGAAAGTCATTAAAAAGTTCCTGAACCTATCAGTGACAGTCTCGATAGACACATGGGTACCCCAGATGACCCTCACTTGGCGCCCATCATCGTtatcatcgtcatcgtcatccTCATCAGCaccattgttattattggtGGCAGATGCATAGGTGGCCGATGACGAcgaagaaaatgaaggaaCAATATCTGGATTATCAGAAGACAGACCGAGTTGTGAGGAGCCGCCACTCATACCCGTGTGACGACCATCGTTTCCTGCACCGCCATGAGTTGACGAATCACTTTGTAAGGGTTCGTTGAAGTACCTCCTTCTCATTGGGGAAGAAAACATATCTGAGGAGTCCAAATCACCACGACCATGGTACCTTAGCCTTGAATTACGATCACTTGATCTCAAGATATCAGACGATGGATGCGAGGAGCGTGGGGGTCTCTGAGTTGGGACCTGTGTAGAGTCATGAGAAGGAGATGACGACTGTGGTAAGAAAAGTGGAGATGAAGGAACATGTGCAGGACTTGAAGCAGGCCCCACTCTAGCATGATTTGTGTCGGCTGTGTCGTGCATGGACACATCGGGCGACGATGGCACTGGCGGAGAAGACGACATTGGTTGGTGCCTAGACTATAAAATAGTGGTATCTATCTGAAGAAATGGCGTTGAATGAacacaaaagaaaatagtTGTTGCCTGGATACTACTgcctttttcaatgtataCACGAAACCAAGAAAgagtagaaaaaaaaaatcaagttgatgaaaGTTTCCAACCTGTTCGCTTGTCAAAGGAAGCGTGTTCCTTTACTGTGTTTTTCAGGACTGCCCTTGAGTATTTTGCCAGTAGAGGCCCACATACGTTATCCTTAGCAGCCAATTCGGCAAGCGTGTTGATGGAGAAGGACGAATTGTTTTGTACAAAAGTGAGAAGGGCTGAGACGTGTTCTGGTTCTGTAATgacttttttcttcacaGATAAGGTGGATGGTGTAGACGGAGATGCTGGATTTGTAGAGTCTTCTCCATTTGTATTGGTATCTGTACCGGCGCTTGCAACTACAGCTGCAGATACTGATGCGTTTGGCGGTGTTGAAGCAATGAGAGAATCGATGGTGACAGCAGTAGGCTTTTTGGGTGTCTTTGGTTCAGTCCAGTAATCCTTGAATGGATCAATGGGTAGCGTGAGGGTGCTGTCAATGAGTTCCCAGTGTATCGATTTGAACTGTTGTCCAAACTCGtcgttttcatcaatatcttgCTGATAATGTCGTATTATAGGTACTAAGGGGCCAATTATTTTCCGTTTTTTCTCCGACTTAGAATCGTCATCGACAAATTCGTCAATGTCTGAAGAATTCATgtcgtcatcgtcatcgtcgtcgtcatcatcagctgaatccaaatcttctccttctcccTCATCGTAATCGCCTTCTTCGACATCCGAATCAATATCATAATCAATGACACGTTGTTCACATTTGAAGTGTACGCGTGTGCATGGGTTTAGATATAGATCCGGAGTATCAGTATCAGCAACTGTGTATGAGAACGTCTCAACATATGCGGGTTTTCTATTCTCGTAAAACTTGATGTACCTCAATGGCAGCGAAGGGAAGAGCCTGCTTGCCTCATCCAGTGATCCTGCATTTAAACGCTGGAGAACATCGAATGCCCGTGTGGTTGCAGCAGAATCTTTACTGATAGGTTCCTGTGAGCTCTTAGGTATAGTGAACCCCGATGGGTCATTGAGAAAGGATTCCCAAGTGTTGTCGATTTCGTAATTCGGGGTATGCAGGACAACGTTTTGATTTATATGGAATGGTAGGAAATATTTCTGAAATTCTGTTTTCCCTTCATCGTCATTCCCTGGTTGTCTTTTAGGTACCAAAATCgtgtttttcttgaaaaagtttgttatacttcttctttgacgtttttcatcatcttcttttaATTTACGTTGtcgttcttcttcttttcgcaatctctccttctccttaCGTTTCATCTCCTCCTCCTTACGTTTCAGCTTCTCCTCTTCTTTACGTTTACGTTCCAATTCACGCAGTCTTAACTCTTCCtgtcttcttttcattttctcctctCGCTCACGCTCCTTCTGTACTATCCGTGCTTTCCTTTCGgcttcaattttctcaCGTTTCAAACGACGTTCCTCCTCATCTgccaatttcttcaatcgTCTCctttcctcctcttctgcCTTCTTTTGTCTCTTGAGCGCCTGCTTACGCTCCTGTTCAAGCATCTTAGCCTCTCTCTTCGCCTCAGCAGCTAATTCACGTGGGGTTTTCTCCGCCTTCATTCTCTTTGAGGCCGGATCTTCCTTTAACTGATTATGATCCAGTGGTCGCTTGTTGGTGTCTTCCATGGTCATAACGATAGAGATTTGCAAATGCTTTCCGGCTTTGGTTCTTTTGGTTAGTCGTTGGGAAAATCGATATTGGCAAATATGGAAACAAGGGAACAACAAATGGCAGCCACAAATGAGCAAAAGTCTCAAGGCTAGAAAATATAGAAAGATATAAACATGTTTAATTAGAGTTGGTGAAGTTGTCTCCAATTCTGTGTTacttcatgaatttttcacGCGTCaggaaaattcaaatggGAAACATAGGCTTGTATCGCCTCATTGCTCCTCTCTCCTTGTATATCTCTCTGTGTCTCTATTTAGCAGGCACATTTCACCTAAGATAGGGCATGCACGTTTGAGAAGGCACAGGAGAAACAGGGTTTCAT
The Pichia kudriavzevii chromosome 2, complete sequence DNA segment above includes these coding regions:
- a CDS encoding uncharacterized protein (PKUD0B08020; similar to Saccharomyces cerevisiae YPR018W (RLF2); ancestral locus Anc_8.121), translated to MTMEDTNKRPLDHNQLKEDPASKRMKAEKTPRELAAEAKREAKMLEQERKQALKRQKKAEEEERRRLKKLADEEERRLKREKIEAERKARIVQKEREREEKMKRRQEELRLRELERKRKEEEKLKRKEEEMKRKEKERLRKEEERQRKLKEDDEKRQRRSITNFFKKNTILVPKRQPGNDDEGKTEFQKYFLPFHINQNVVLHTPNYEIDNTWESFLNDPSGFTIPKSSQEPISKDSAATTRAFDVLQRLNAGSLDEASRLFPSLPLRYIKFYENRKPAYVETFSYTVADTDTPDLYLNPCTRVHFKCEQRVIDYDIDSDVEEGDYDEGEGEDLDSADDDDDDDDDDMNSSDIDEFVDDDSKSEKKRKIIGPLVPIIRHYQQDIDENDEFGQQFKSIHWELIDSTLTLPIDPFKDYWTEPKTPKKPTAVTIDSLIASTPPNASVSAAVVASAGTDTNTNGEDSTNPASPSTPSTLSVKKKVITEPEHVSALLTFVQNNSSFSINTLAELAAKDNVCGPLLAKYSRAVLKNTVKEHASFDKRTGWKLSST
- a CDS encoding uncharacterized protein (PKUD0B08010; similar to Saccharomyces cerevisiae YPR019W (MCM4); ancestral locus Anc_8.122), with translation MSSSPPVPSSPDVSMHDTADTNHARVGPASSPAHVPSSPLFLPQSSSPSHDSTQVPTQRPPRSSHPSSDILRSSDRNSRLRYHGRGDLDSSDMFSSPMRRRYFNEPLQSDSSTHGGAGNDGRHTGMSGGSSQLGLSSDNPDIVPSFSSSSSATYASATNNNNGADEDDDDDDNDDGRQVRVIWGTHVSIETVTDRFRNFLMTFKMNDRYAYDGNDEVVDPTGDRPYYIDKLNQLKETGSTNLNLDVQNLMSLSSTRTMATHLVLYPQEVIPIMDQVIKDCLISIILDDPEYTETPENVELVQEIESKFYKVRPFNIGNKKGMRELNPQDIDKLVSIKGLVIRSTPILPDMKNAFFKCNVCDHTIVVENDRGIIQEPRKCPRQQCNSSNSMQLIHNRSIFANKQIIKLQETPDIVPDGQTPHSVSLCVYDELVDSCRAGDRVEVCGIFKSSPVRVNPRMRVVKSLFKTYLDVVHIKKIDKHRIGIDVSTIENELREQEQIDEIRILSNEEVDKIKSVSQRSDVYELLARSLAPSIFEMDDVKKGLLLQLFGGTNKTFKKGSKTRGDINILLCGDPSTSKSQILQYVHKIAPRGIYTSGKGSSAVGLTAYVTRDIETKQLVLESGALVLSDGGVCCIDEFDKMSDQTRSVLHEVMEQQTISIAKAGIITTLNARTSILASANPIESRYNPNLPVTKNIDLPPPLLSRFDLVFLILDKVDKKLDEQLAKHIANMYLEDHISSATNEEILPVEFLTGYIQYAKENIHPNLTEEARDELVSSYVNMRRAGEDSRNGGTDRRITATTRQLESLIRLSEAHAKIYLRNEVLVEDVVEAVRLMKSAIKDYATDPLTGRIDMDLIQTGISVEDRRRKEELDKEILQVLEAAGEIGWPQLAEEVEKLRDGRRVENLELGESVRRLEGDGKVILFGQGSSRRVALNRGAV
- a CDS encoding uncharacterized protein (PKUD0B08000; similar to Saccharomyces cerevisiae YPR020W (ATP20); ancestral locus Anc_8.123), whose protein sequence is MFARQSVRTAVAAARVQPAAQRNASSLVNKLQTLSEKSIYYAKVTAELSKIVYVKEGLAPPTVAEFTKVYECASKQAQLFAKDPKAVIELFIKNAKGFNKDEILRYLAYFIQILGFFSLGEIIGRRNVVGYASEH